GGAAATGGATTTGATTTATGTAGCTGCCGGATCAAGAGGCGAAGGGAGCAGGTGTGTGCTCGGTCCCGGGGACAGACGCCAGGTGAATGCTTTTTTGATAGACTCGAAATGGATACACGTTACAAGATGATAAAGCAGCAGCTCCAGGTACGGATGGAGCCCCTCTCCCCTGCACTCCACCTCCGATCCCCGGAATCTAGCCATCCGAGTGCGCCCACAAATTATTTAGGAAATCTGCCACTCACACAGAGCATTCCATATTCATTTGGCTGCCGGTTCGTTGACATGCCTAGCcagataaaaacattttttttcatggcACAGTATTTTTTAGCCCCTGCCTCTGCCCACGGAGATACTCGTATCTGGTTGGACGTTctcaaatttgaaatattttttgtatgcttgACGAACCAATAATAATTTGCATGGCCACGGCTTTTAGCCATTTCTATGCCAACATTTCTAAGCCCAGAGAACACCCACAGGACACTGGGAAAATAAGGAATactacaaatatataaataaatataaattaatatttgagtTTCCgtctaatatttaaaaagctatattatttaatgttgatgcatattaaatgtaatatatttttttaacaaataattgaaattggtAATTATTTTCCTACGTGTAGAACCGATGTCCTCGCCCAGGGGCCTTATGACGTGCaattttaatggcattttCCGGATGTCATACTTTTTACGCCTTGTTTTTTCTGCGGTTTTTGATTACCAATTTCGTTTGAtgtgttttagtttttgtgtCTATTTTAATTAACGAGCACATTTGGAAACCGATCCGTGAACTTTCCGTATCAATGACTTCTCCTGCCTCTCTCCCAATATTTTTCCCACTCATTACGAGTAGTGTCCTAATCCAATCGGACATTCTGGCCTCGATAGACACGCCGATTGGATGAAAGGATGCGCTGAGGCAGCAAACAATCCCCTCGCCCTGTAAGTGGGTTACCTTAACCATCAAGTGGCCATTAAGAGCTTAAAACCCGACAAGGGCAACCATAACCATTAGGAGCCGGCAAGTCTGCCATATAATCAACGGCTTTTTGACGCTTCAGACGCGTGGCGATGTTGTTGCCATTACCGATGTTGTTCGCTGTCATCGGGCTTTGCCGCCACGCCCACTTATTATATTGAAACAATCCAGAATTTTTAGGGCTGCCGAGAGTTGCGGAGCGGAAAAACTCAAGTGGAAAATACCCCGTGTTTTTCAAACACGCGCCCACGAGCGTGCGATAATTATGTTGTCATGCATTTGCGGCACGTGTTGAGTTGGGAAAAAATGGTGTATAGAGGGGTTCGGGGCCATAGCCACAAGTATCCATATCCGTATCGACTTCCGCTTGTATAATTGCTACAAATATTTACCCAGATTTGCCTGCAACAAGAGGGTAAATATGCTTTTCGCCAGTTCAAGTGCCACTCGAATGAAGCACACTCGAAATAAAAACTGCACTGAAATATTTGATTTgtagaaatataaaatgttttgcaaaaataattgttcagatatttttttaagttagtcGTAGTGCCTAGAGCaaattggtttttttgttatacCTATTATAATGGATTTTATTTCTATCTTAAGGGTTGCTTTTTCTTGCAGTGTCGGCACCGTGAGAGCTCGGGAGTTCAGGAGTTCGCGGCCTTTTTTCTTTCAGGTGAATAATCGAGACCTTTTCGGCTCGCTCTTGTTGCTGTTAATTGCACTAATGTGCGTAATTTATAAGGAAGTGAGTGGCGTGCGAAAAGTTTTCGCCCTACTCTCGGATACTCTGGGATATTTATGGGTCGGGGCGAAAACATTTGGCCAGGCAATAATGCCGAAAGTGCCAAGCAGAGACTCGTAAATAGCGCCTCTCACAAATCCCAACCCTTGGCGAAGCCAAGCCCCATCCCCCATTGCCAAGTTTCGGGATAAAGAACCATTCGGCCACCCCGATTCTCGCCTAATAGCAGACAATGCCCCATTGGCCCCCGGGGAGCAtacaatttcaataaatatttcactgcATTAGCCCGGTTCTGAGGGCTTGGCCAAATCCTGGCCGCGCGTAGCTTCAAATTGCTTTTTTGGTTCGGCAATAACGTGCATTAAATGTTTTGCCCATTATCATTTCTGGCCAACATCTCCATTAGCCGAAGCTAGAGGCGCCAAGCCATATGCTGAATCAGTCGACAAAGAAAATACGTTGGCTGTTATGAAATGATTTCTATTTCGATACAATCATCATCTTCAAACCGCTAATATTTCTTTGCCTTGCATTTTAATAGGTTTATTAtgtgaatattaaatatttaaatatatacaaaaattataatggttctcaaatatatttatcattgatttattttaaacatttttttttatatatttagataaaaattccaactaatttatagattttatagATGCATCCCTAAATTTTATGAttaacatttcaattaaaatgtatagatTAGCATTTGCGGCCACGAACTAAACTTAAGTATtacaaatcaattaaaatctaTCCATCTTTAATATCTAATATCTAGaaatcggattttaggtgcaatcgtttttttttaatatgatttcaagccacatttgattgctttcaaattttgttcagaaaaaaaaataaataaaaggatttaaaaaatacaacagaAAATTAATCGTAGACTGAAatcgtatttaaaaagaaCGATTTGACCTAAAACCCGATGTCTATCAATATCTATctttgaaaatgaaattattagaCAAAAAGCCAGTTAAAACGTGGTTCCAATCTTTTCAGTAAACCTTTAGGAACCCTTGGAGCCGCAAATCAAGAGCGATTCGAAAGACAATGACGGCGGGCGATAGTCATCTGCAATTGTGGCACTCTTTTTGCTCGGCTAGAAGAAAGGTAAGAAGACGCAGGGCGAATAGTTGCCTTTTGGCCAACAAAGAAGCACCTTGATTGCCAGCGAACACTACCAACTGGTCTCAACTgaaacgaaccgaaccgaaccgaaccgagcCAAGGGGAGAGCTTTCTTTCATTTACTgacaataaattttcattttcttggCAAATCGTTCCGTTGTTGATGCCCGTATCCTGGATCCCAAGTCCTAGTGCTGCAATTGCAGATTGCGTCGATTGCCTCTGCCAGGCACATATGCCGCATTTTTGCACCACAACAATTTGGTTGGCACAGCTCATTGTCTTCTCGGGGTATTCCCCGTATATAGAGGCCCAGGCTCCGgcagcaattgcaattgctcACAAGTTATCCCAAGTGGAAATTGCTCGCTTTGCCagccgttgttgttggtgtCTGGGCTGGCAAATcgcaataaaacaaaagtgaTTGTCAAGTGAATGCGTTTGTACTCCCACAACGAAGGCACATATAGAGTGCTGGCTATATACATACCATGCCCCTCCGGATTGCGGTTGATATATCCCCTGGCCGTGGAACGTGCAATTCATCATGTGCGCTCTACTGGGTAATTCGGAgtgattaaaaatgttattcatATGCACTTGATTGATGGATGCGAGGGACTGTAATCGACAGATTTGTGCTCGGATCGGCGGGCAGGGTAATTGAAATGTGCTGATATTTCGCCCGACGCAGTCACACTTCCTTAAATGCTTAATAAACATAATTCCGTTTAAGCAATTCCTTCCGCTGCAGAAGCCACACGCAATTTTCGACCAACACGCAGGTAGTTAATTAAGGGTGTGAACTGGTTGAGTTATGCGTGGACGTTCTGGAGGTCTAGAACCCCCATTTCTGCCCCTTCTCCGACCCTGACAGACAGGGTTCAGCTTAGAGGACGGCCGAATGGGCAGTAAATAATTCATTAGCGGCTTTTaacaatacatttttgttggcCACGCTAAATGACCTTTCCGGCGAGCTCCTCTCCCCTGCACGGAGAAAAAATATAcgctattaatatttataatggtatttaaaaattttattgatcataagaataatacaaatttagatgataaatttcaaatgtttGCCAAGGCAAAACTCGAACATTTGTTCATTCATCCTAAATCATTTAGTCAATGTAAATCCAAACTAGTTCTGATTTCTTCTCAGTGTAAATTAGGCTCTTGTATTTTTAGTTGGGCACTTATTTTAATGAAGCGGCAGCTAATTAGTTGCATCGGTTTTGATCTCTGAACCGCCGGCTTCATTATGGCTGGAATTCGACGCTTTGTATTTTCTCGCATAGCCGCGATAAGAAATGCGGATAAGAGATTGCCGCACCACCTGCGCATTGCAAACAAACAATGTggttattttttacattttggcACATTTTGCAGCGGCtggcaaattaaaatgcaataacTCTTCATCAAGGGGGCTTCCCCCGGCCGAAAAGCACACGTGAATGTGAACCGAGGGCAGGAAATGtgctataattgaaaaatgtggTAACAAGACGCTCCACCACCGCACCGCCGAACCACCGCACCACCACCGTGTCGGGCCTAATGAATGCCTCACTTTTTCCGTGTCTTTCGCCTTTTGCCCGGTTTTTGCATAACACGCGAGGAGTGTGTCAGGCCTTTGGTAGGATGGTTCTGGCTGATGGCCCGCTCGGCGGGGTGATAAATGCTCATCAGGCTTTAAGGCTGCGCTGGCAATTAACTTTTACAATGTTGTTGAAACGTAATCAAGTTGTCAGCGGCAAAAAGCCGACTTGGCTCGCAAATTATACTCCTAATTACGCAAAAGTTTTCTCCAACGCAGCGCGGAAATTCCCTAGGCCACAAGCTGTCAGCAGTCTAAAGACAATACGGAAAAGCGGCGAAAAGCGGGTGGTTTCGGCGGGGAAAATCCACTCTCATTGGCTAATCCTGGGGGATCCATTCGACTAATGCCCTGCCGGAGTCTCCCCCTCCAAGTGCCCGATTCAAATGTCTCTCAGTTGTCATAACAAACTTGGGGACTTCCATCAGACCCGTTCTGCGAAGATATATACAGAGAGAAATAAAGTCATGAATaagaattatatatttttgaacagtaaattaataatttttgattgttttcaatttttatatattcaatattcatatattttttcctcaaaaatttattttaaatttagaatttagtttttcttatttagatCCGGTTCTTGAacttatattataatatacaacatatattataataacaaaattcATCGTTCATATATTTTAGGCAAGAAGATAAGTAGTTTGTAAATATAACTCATATCTAAAGTAATAAGTTtaataattgtaaattttGCATACCCATTTCCtcaatgtaatttttatattccCTCCTACTTGATTTTCTCCAAACAAAGCTGAAAAGCATTAGCTCCCCCCTGAAGTCTTGAGTTACAGTTGCCGGGAATTGACAATAAGcggcataaattttaaaattttatttttatcgcaTTGCAATTTTCCTTGGGCCGCTTTTCATTTCCTCTTACGTTTTCCTTCTTCGggcgtctgtgtgtgtgtgtgcgttttaAGCCACATTTAAGATACTTGGCTGGCATTATTGACTTTCGAGTTGATAAAGTGCCATAAATGTCACCCCATTAAAAGCGGGAAACAGTCGAGGCAAAGGTAAGTCAAAGGTAAAAATACGCGACGCTCCTGggggttgttgttgctggttcGGTTGTCCTGGCGAAGAGAAAAGGAAGGGAGATAAATGCGGTTGCTTGCCAGGATAATGCGCCTCAACTCAATTGGGAATTTCGAAAGTAAAGTTGAATTTCATGTTCGGCTGCGGCAATTTTCACAGATGGTTTAATTGAAGTAATTACACACGAAATCCGTCAGGATTTGCCCCCTTCTTCCTCTCATGACACTTttcgtttattattttattatattatcatATACTAAGCAGCACAAGCAGCATCATCATAATCCAGCCATTTGGGGTTTGGCGGAAAAGGGTTAATTGAgttgtttgcctttgttttatCTGCTTTTCCGCCACTTTGCATTTTCCCGACTTTCCGACTCTCCGACTCTCCTCTAATGAGCTAATGACAACTGCGTGTAATTATTTACCAGCAGCATAACCGGAAAGGTGATCACGTATTTATGCCGCAACATTTTAAGTGGGTTTTTCGtcctgttttttgtttttattttatgagcCTTTTTGGGGTCGGTCGGAAAGCCAGTTCAACTGGTTACTGACCTATTAAGAATCATTAAAGAAAGCTGTCAAGGGCTAAATTTAGGTACACAAACAAAACTTTCCTACGAATTGAGCAAACATTTTAGCAGCAACaacttgttattattatatattttttggttacCCTTCttatcaataaatttatgatCATTCGATCGGAAAGCCAGTTCAACTGGTTACTGACCTATAAGGAATCATTAAAGAAAGCTGTCAAGGGCTAGCTAAATTTAGTTGCCCTgctgaattaaacaaaattttcctACAAGTTAAGCAAACATTTTAACAGCAATAACTTGttattgttataaatattttgtttaccctTCTTATCAATAATTTCATGATCAAAATACATCTGGGTAAATAATGGATCTACGGGAGGCGTATAAAAAGCTTCCCAGCAGCCGAAACTTCAAGCAGTAGCTGCATCACTAGTTTCGACTCTCTAAATCCTTCCAATATGTTCAAGACTATCCTTGTCGTAGTAGCTGTGGTGGGAGTGGCCCAGGCCACATTCATCATTAAGCCCCCAAAACCGGTGGAGCAGACCACCAAGTGCCAGATCTATTGGTGTGAACGTACCTGGGCTCTCGAAGATTGTGTGTGCCGGGTCTTCCAGAACGGATGTCTAATGGGCGAGGAGAATGCTCAGCGGGAGAAGGCTGGAAAGACGCGTAAGATGCTTATAGTAGTCACtcttttagattttataagttatattattattattttttgtgtagctCTGATCCAGGTCTCGGAGAAGGTGTGCAAGAAGTTCATCAAGGCCAAGTGCCTCCTTGGATGGCCTGTGGAGGCCAAGTTCCCGATTCCGTCTCCTTGCGGTTGCAATGGCAAAGAGGGAAGCCTCGAAATCAAAAAGTTCAAGAGTCTTTGCGCACTCCTGAAATACGCAGCTGAATGCTCAAAACGTAAGAAAatgaacttttttaaatattgaatattattaacattGATCTTATGCAATTTTTTAGCCTTCATCAGCTACTCCAAGTGTTAAGACGATGATATCTGAAGGAATTGACTACCTCGACCGACCCTTgttattgtttaaatttgtaacatgaaaataaaatatatatcagcAATACACTTTTCACGATATTTTTCTCCTGTACCTGGTTTTTCTAAAACGCCTAAAAATTTACCGTTTTTGAattctttatttcttaaattttttagggtcTGTTTTTGGGAGCCTGCTTCATAtaaatatgggcacttccaaaaaaaagtccaccaagccaaaaaccttgaaacttgaataaaacatatttccacatgattttgccccgatattagtttctaattagttggatactgagcttaactaaaaatttggagtacagtttgattatttttatgacaaaccccaccaatatacgcaaaaatcactttttggctatttttttgttattttttggacctatcttctgttgtaaatttatcctatagaaatgctaatatgtgacatttttctgtactaaatgcttcattcacatgctaaactattaagttaaaagcaaaacatccagcaattgagggatagaggtaaagaaatccgctttacaaaacagtcggaaaaaatgtcccgagcgacatgtcccgagcgaatgtggttgaaactgcataaaaaaaaaacggcaaagaatttttgagtaaaaccaaaagcatttcacagcgacatgtttgaacgacattcttaaaaaaatcgcattcaaatattccatcagaattagctaatttctggtgttgtatgaacttccccgaaatccacttctatttttgtcccgagcgaatacggcagttttttaccgatatcttaaaaactaaaagtggtacaaaatcaagatttttaccaaaaatagagcttgggaagagtgaaaggaaaagcccataattaaaattaaaatccattgttttataattttttttaaactttaaagatgtgcaaatgtcccgagcgacattttggaagtgcccatatgtctTAAGTAGGAAATTTCCTACTGTTTATTTCGGTCAGTCAAGGTTACGCAAacaattatttctttttcgtGTGCAGCTAAAAGCGCACGTTctgcaaacatttttttcggatCTTTGCTGTTGACTTTCTGCGGCACAAagtcaacaaaatggtttgCTACAACTGCTAAAACAATGGAAtatacttaatataaatagcCAAATGGGTGGTATTCAGGAGTCAGTTATACTTTTGGTCACTTTTCGGATatgttcaattttaaattgctACTTTTGTTGCTGGGTGTTTCGGGGCTCTCCTTTGGCAATATTGTCCAGGAGCCCGAACCGGAACCGGAGACTGCCCCTGAAGAGGAATCTGAGCCTGAAGAGGAACCTGACCCTGAAGAGGAACCTGAGACAGAATCTGATCCAGAATCCGAATCAGATCCCGATATAGAATCAGAATCCCACGTAGAATCTGAATCAGAAcctgaatccgaatccgaatccgaaccAGAATCTGAATCGGAACCTTTACGAGGAACCAGATCCACAACTGTTGCCCCACCAACGGCGACCACACCCAAAGATTGTAATATATACTACAGGAACTATCAGTGGGCTCTTCAGGATTGCGTCTGCCGTTGCTTCCAGAACGATTGCCTTATGCAAATAGAAAACAAACGGCGAAAATGTGATGGCGAATCTCGTAAGTTATAGTTCAAATTGTActttaggttttatttaaattattaaattttattttagcacTTGTGCCCGTTTCGGAGGATCTTTGCCGAAGTTTTATTAACAAGAAATGTAGCGTTGGATTCCCCGTGGTAGCTGAATTCCCCATTCCAGCTCCTTGCGGTTGCAATCGAAAGCCAGGATCAATTGCCACAGAGCGATTTTACAGCTTGTGCCATCTGCTGAAATTCTCAGCTGAGAACTCAAAACGTAAGAGtgaatttaacttaatttcaaCAGTAATATTGTTAATTCCCCATCCTTACAGCATTCCTAAGTTATTCTTATTGTTGGCCCTTCTAATTGGAATGAAATCTGTTgaacaattaaaaagtttttctgttGCTCATAtaagtttaagtttatttatttagggggagatggtattttttaaatgtattggtttttattattaatggtttttattattaataataaaagttttgaatatatataaactGTTTCATATAAATAGAGTGGGATCAAATGTCCCGAATAATAGCCGGTTGAACAGAAGTTATGAACGGAattaaagcaatttaattaaaaagtaaataaaataaattaaatcaaattgatACATTACAAGGGATTACAAAATTAAGGTtcctgaaaatatcaaactttattttagtacctatttaaaaatgcacagtttagtttaataattatttttaaattgttttttatttgattttaatgtaGACTTTTTGATAACCAACTTGCAATGTCAATATCCTCAAATCACCTATGAGTAACaagctaaaaaatatatattactgTAAATGCATATGGTGCAGAAccaatatatttacttaatcaGCAGTGATATCCCAAAATAGAACCAAAAATCAACTGCTCAAATACAACTTTTCCCCCTACGTTGGCCCTATAAAGAGTCGTTGATCACTGCCAATGGCCACAGTTTCGAGTGCAATCCAGTTTATCCAAGTCGATCGCCATGTTCAACATCAAGGTAATCATCCTGATTGCCCTCACCATCTCCATGGTCCAGAGTTGTTCCATCCAGGAACCGGAGCAGGTCGAGTGTGGGTGTGGCAAGCCCCAGTGCTCCTCGTGCGGATGCAAGtcctgcggatgcggatgcaaGCCCTGTCGTTCCTGCTCCTCATGTGGGTGTGGCTGCAAGGACTAAGTCCGCATTACAGGTGCGTTACATACCAaatattcacaaaaaaaagttattgaggTATCCAAATTTCAGACCACGTCATGCTTGAGTCCCCCAGGACATCGCCCTCCAGGAATCATtgtttctaaaattatttgtttttcccttTCATTAAAGTGTTGTTACATTCTGCAAACTTTCATCTTTCTCGCACTTTGTGCGCTCAATTGTGAAGGGAGCGCTACAATGAGCAGACAATCATTTTCATTGCATTGATCACTTTTTTATTCATATCCGTTCACTCGTTGGCaaagtaatttctttgttCTTTCCGCCACGCTTTCTTGATTTCCCCAGTTCCGCAATGGGGAACAAAAGGAAAAGTAATCATATCGGAAGCCGGAGCCCAGTTCATTTCCCCGTCCCCCGGATTTATCTTCTTTGCACTTTTCTACGTGAAttggttttttgttctttttgccAGCTCCTTCAGTATTGCATTTCATTCGCTGGATTCTGGTGTACAGGAAAAAGGAAAGGTTGACAAATTAT
This portion of the Drosophila takahashii strain IR98-3 E-12201 chromosome 3R, DtakHiC1v2, whole genome shotgun sequence genome encodes:
- the Sgs5bis gene encoding salivary glue protein Sgs-5, which codes for MFKTILVVVAVVGVAQATFIIKPPKPVEQTTKCQIYWCERTWALEDCVCRVFQNGCLMGEENAQREKAGKTPLIQVSEKVCKKFIKAKCLLGWPVEAKFPIPSPCGCNGKEGSLEIKKFKSLCALLKYAAECSKPFISYSKC
- the LOC108066634 gene encoding keratin-associated protein 5-6; this encodes MFNIKVIILIALTISMVQSCSIQEPEQVECGCGKPQCSSCGCKSCGCGCKPCRSCSSCGCGCKD
- the Sgs5 gene encoding salivary glue protein Sgs-5 gives rise to the protein MFNFKLLLLLLGVSGLSFGNIVQEPEPEPETAPEEESEPEETATTPKDCNIYYRNYQWALQDCVCRCFQNDCLMQIENKRRKCDGESPLVPVSEDLCRSFINKKCSVGFPVVAEFPIPAPCGCNRKPGSIATERFYSLCHLLKFSAENSKPFLSYSYCWPF